The Betta splendens chromosome 4, fBetSpl5.4, whole genome shotgun sequence genome contains a region encoding:
- the adgrl4 gene encoding adhesion G protein-coupled receptor L4 → MGHVSSLPTAAELKVESRPGAGMESLLKSPMKLVLLTAWLSSLMDPCRLANICDSCHEHARCRPMNGSNDACFCNDGYTGDGTTACYDDDECQNVTDICGEGAICYNTPGAYYCTCKSGYNSTGKEQFRTNDGTRCTDVNECGSAQRCGLNARCHNTAGSFYCTCQRDYVPSSGSRRFHPESGAECKEDPQKYCHENTGCLKQTVNKTLEYMSNLTEPQGLLAEIAERTSGDLSSVEVIAYVEAVCRSASTLAAAGEDGAVQPSVINATLSKLVTAVNNLVEKDEAAAWSRIEEQRREHTITKLLHTVEQSALTLANNYKTPTELEIKAPEMELKVFTFDAGRVKPSLSVSMGGDRINLTEAPRPERHGNGSVSAVFLRYGGISDVLKPGRDPGVTDYSRYAGTGDIAVVSQVVAAAVQPADAFQLDHVTFTLRHSQPIDTAADVTKCAFWRYDADSLQGRWDTQGCRRVHVTSAATTCSCTHLTHFAILMSSGRANLAAHYTVLTRITQLGMIISLICLSMCIFTFWFFSEIQSTRTTIHKNLCCSLFMAEFIFLVGINMNTHKLFCSVIAGLLHYFFLAAFAWMCIEGIHLYLIVVGVIYNKGFLHRNFYIFGYGSPAVVVTISATLGSKYYGTDKACWLSTENHFIWSFIGPACLIILVNLLAFGVIIYKVYRHTAVKKPEISHYENIRSCARGALALLFVLGATWTFGVLHILHETTLTAYLFTLSNAFQGMFIFIFLCVLSRKIQEEYYRLFRNVPCCFECLR, encoded by the exons ATGGGCCACGTCAGCAGCCTGCCCACTGCAGCCGAGCTAAAAGTCGAGTCCAGACCTGGCGCTGGTATGGAGTCTTTGCTCAAGTCACCAATGAAACTTGTACTTTTGACAG CATGGCTCTCCAGTCTGATGGACCCATGCCGCCTCGCCAACATTTGTGATTCCTGTCACGAGCACGCGCGGTGCCGGCCCATGAACGGATCAAACGACGCCTGCTTCTGTAACGACGGATACACTGGGGACGGAACCACGGCCTGCTACG ATGACGATGAGTGTCAGAACGTCACCGACATCTGTGGCGAAGGAGCAATCTGCTACAACACTCCTGGCGCCTACTACTGCACATGTAAAAGTGGGTACAACTCAACAGGAAAGGAACAGTTCCGAACCAACGACGGCACGAGATGCACGG ACGTGAACGAGTGCGGCTCGGCCCAACGCTGCGGCCTCAACGCGCGCTGCCACAACACCGCCGGCTCCTTCTACTGCACCTGCCAGCGCGATTACGTCCCGAGCTCCGGCAGCAGGCGCTTCCACCCAGAGAGCGGTGCTGAATGTAAAG aGGATCCCCAAAAATACTGCCACGAAAACACCGGATGCCTCAAACAGACTGTCAACAAAACACTTGAATAT ATGAGCAACCTCACGGAGCCTCAGGGTCTGTTGGCCGAAATCGCCGAGCGGACGTCCGGCGACCTCAGCTCAGTGGAGGTCATCGCGTACGTGGAGGCCGTGTGTCGGTCCGCGTCGACCCTGGCGGCGGCGGGAGAGGACGGCGCCGTCCAGCCGTCTGTCATCAACGCAACGCTTTCA AAATTAGTAACAGCGGTGAACAACTTGGTGGAGAAGGACGAGGCGGCGGCCTGGAGCAGAATAGAAGAGCAGCGCCGGGAACATACCATTACCAAGCTGCTACACACTGTTGAGCAAAGTGCCCTGACATTGGCTAACAACTACAAAACTCCAACTGAGCTTGAAATCAAAGCTCCCGAAATGG AATTGAAAGTCTTCACCTTCGACGCTGGGCGCGTGAAGCCCAGCCTGTCTGTCAGCATGGGCGGCGACCGCATTAATCTAACGGAGGCTCCGAGGCCGGAGCGGCACGGGAACG GGAGCGTGTCGGCGGTGTTCCTGCGCTACGGCGGCATCAGCGACGTCCTGAAGCCCGGCCGCGACCCCGGCGTCACCGACTACTCGCGCTACGCGGGGACGGGCGACATCGCCGTCGTCTCCCAGGTCGTGGCCGCGGCCGTGCAGCCGGCCGACGCCTTCCAGCTGGACCACGTCACCTTCACCCTGAGGCACAGCCAG CCCATAGACACCGCAGCGGACGTGACAAAGTGCGCCTTCTGGAGGTACGACGCCGACAGCCTGCAGGGCCGCTGGGACACGCAGGGCTGCCGCCGCGTCCACGTCACCAGCGCCGCCACCACCTGCTCCTGCACTCATCTCACGCACTTCGCCATCCTCATGTCCTCCGGGCGCGCCAAC CTGGCGGCCCACTACACGGTGCTGACCCGCATCACGCAGCTGGGCATGATCATCTCCCTCATCTGTCTGTCCATGTGCATCTTCACCTTCTGGTTCTTCAGCGAGATCCAGAGCACCAGAACCACCATCCACAAGaacctgtgctgcagcctcttcaTGGCCGAGTTCATCTTCCTGGTGGGGATCAACATGAACACGCATAAG CTCTTCTGCTCCGTCATAGCCGGGCTGCTGCACTACTTCTTCCTGGCGGCCTTCGCCTGGATGTGCATCGAGGGCATCCACCTGTACCTCATAGTGGTGGGCGTCATCTACAACAAAGGCTTCCTGCACCGTAACTTCTACATCTTCGGCTATGGAAGCCCGGCGGTGGTGGTGACCATCTCGGCCACGCTGGGCTCCAAGTACTACGGCACCGACAAAGC ATGCTGGTTGAGCACAGAGAACCACTTCATATGGAGCTTCATCGGGCCGGCGTGCCTCATCATCCTG GTTAATCTCTTGGCTTTCGGAGTAATCATCTACAAAGTGTATCGGCACACTGCTGTGAAAAAGCCCGAAATCAGCCACTATGAAAACATCAG GTCGTGTGCACGCGGAGCCCTGGCTCTGCTGTTCGTGCTGGGAGCCACCTGGACCTTTGGAGTGCTGCACATCCTGCACGAGACCACCCTCACCGCCTATTTGTTCACCCTCAGCAACGCCTTCCAGGGCatgttcatcttcatctttctctGTGTGCTGTCCAGGAAG